A section of the Rummeliibacillus pycnus genome encodes:
- a CDS encoding penicillin acylase family protein, with amino-acid sequence MEKKRKRRIWKWFLYTLGTLIVVIIGATWYVNYYIDKSMPQIEGEVVVDGMDQDVKVTRDQEGVPHIEAKTDADLYRAQGYVQAQDRLFQMDLSRRKASGTLSEVVGKSTLKTDKFFRTFSLRNAAENSYDGYSKAAKQVLTWYAEGVNAFIEKAKKEGTLPYEFKLLGYEPEPWTPIDSLTIGKYMAYDLGGHWDMLAFRHWALTNLSPDEVQELMIHYPDNAKSIIEENLEHTVKVSGQFDSSLIPNEFNGSNNWVISGDKTKSGKPLLADDPHLGLSTPSIWYQMHLNSPTQNVSGVIFAGIPGIILGHNEDIAWGVTNVGPDVQDLYIEMPNPDNPTQFKYENKWEQAEVRKEKIKVKGQKPVDYEVIVTRHGPIISNLLYKKEKPTAVFSMQWTALQSTQELQAILNMDKATNWIEFENALKDFKAPAQNFVFASAKDGTIAYKANGLIPIRKRGDGQFPVPGYSADYGWKGYIDFDKLPKVINPDSGYIATANNKVVGSGYPYHITDFWAQPYRYERIVRMLEEKDDFTVGDMEKMQLDTENLYAEEFLPNMIQSVKKQGKLKNVVKLMEAWDYQDSISEGAPLVFHLWMLKIQDQLFKKSMPSDVYAMMPGKYNITDELLRQAYKGKPGEFVDKAGGIDELVTKALQKAVSEIKESFGDDLTKWRWGDYHQVVFKHPLSSVSPILADLLDSEKIPVAGSKVTVRAAASDKSGIVNHGASWRFVADLNDLSKAYHIVGPGQSEHMKSKWYHDQVDDWVNGTYHETVINGKITNGYVLILKAK; translated from the coding sequence ATGGAGAAAAAAAGGAAACGTCGAATATGGAAATGGTTTTTGTATACACTTGGTACGCTGATTGTTGTCATAATTGGAGCAACGTGGTACGTCAATTATTATATCGATAAATCTATGCCTCAAATTGAAGGAGAGGTTGTAGTAGATGGGATGGATCAAGATGTCAAAGTGACAAGGGATCAAGAAGGAGTACCACATATAGAAGCAAAAACGGATGCAGACCTTTACCGTGCACAAGGCTATGTACAAGCCCAAGATCGCCTATTTCAGATGGATTTATCTAGAAGGAAAGCAAGCGGTACGCTATCAGAAGTAGTAGGAAAATCAACGCTTAAGACAGATAAGTTCTTTAGGACATTTAGTCTAAGGAATGCTGCAGAAAATTCTTATGATGGTTATTCCAAGGCAGCAAAACAAGTGCTTACTTGGTATGCAGAAGGAGTAAATGCTTTTATTGAAAAAGCTAAAAAGGAAGGTACTTTGCCCTATGAATTCAAATTATTAGGGTATGAACCAGAGCCTTGGACACCTATTGATTCTTTAACTATTGGAAAATACATGGCGTATGATTTAGGCGGACATTGGGATATGTTAGCTTTTAGACATTGGGCTTTAACCAATTTGTCTCCTGATGAGGTTCAAGAGTTAATGATTCATTATCCTGACAATGCCAAGTCTATTATTGAGGAGAATCTCGAACATACTGTAAAAGTATCTGGTCAATTTGATTCTTCACTTATTCCAAATGAATTTAATGGAAGTAATAACTGGGTGATATCAGGTGATAAAACTAAAAGTGGAAAGCCGTTACTAGCAGATGATCCACACTTAGGGTTAAGTACACCTTCAATATGGTATCAAATGCACCTTAACTCTCCAACACAAAACGTAAGTGGAGTTATTTTCGCAGGTATCCCAGGTATTATTTTAGGTCATAATGAGGACATTGCTTGGGGGGTTACAAATGTTGGGCCGGATGTACAGGATTTATATATTGAAATGCCAAATCCAGATAATCCAACCCAATTTAAGTACGAAAACAAGTGGGAACAAGCAGAAGTAAGAAAAGAAAAGATTAAAGTAAAAGGACAAAAACCAGTAGATTATGAAGTGATCGTTACAAGGCATGGTCCTATTATTTCAAATCTACTATATAAAAAAGAAAAGCCAACTGCTGTTTTTTCAATGCAGTGGACAGCTTTACAATCGACTCAAGAATTACAAGCCATTTTGAATATGGATAAAGCTACGAATTGGATTGAATTTGAAAATGCGTTAAAAGATTTTAAGGCGCCTGCACAAAATTTTGTCTTTGCATCTGCTAAAGATGGAACCATTGCTTATAAGGCAAATGGGCTGATCCCAATTCGTAAAAGGGGCGATGGTCAATTTCCTGTTCCAGGATATTCTGCTGATTATGGTTGGAAGGGATATATTGATTTTGATAAATTACCGAAAGTTATAAATCCAGATAGTGGATATATTGCAACAGCTAATAATAAGGTAGTTGGAAGTGGATATCCTTATCATATTACAGATTTTTGGGCACAACCATATCGCTATGAGCGAATTGTTAGAATGTTAGAGGAAAAAGATGATTTTACGGTTGGAGATATGGAGAAAATGCAGTTAGATACGGAAAATTTATATGCGGAAGAATTTTTGCCCAATATGATTCAATCTGTTAAGAAGCAAGGAAAGTTAAAGAATGTAGTGAAATTAATGGAAGCGTGGGATTATCAAGATTCTATTTCTGAAGGCGCACCACTTGTTTTTCATTTATGGATGCTAAAAATCCAAGATCAACTCTTTAAGAAATCAATGCCGTCTGATGTGTATGCCATGATGCCTGGAAAATATAATATTACGGATGAATTGTTGCGACAAGCATATAAAGGTAAACCAGGAGAATTTGTGGATAAGGCTGGTGGCATAGATGAATTGGTAACAAAAGCTCTACAAAAAGCAGTTAGTGAGATAAAAGAGTCTTTTGGAGATGACCTTACAAAATGGAGATGGGGAGATTATCATCAAGTTGTGTTCAAACATCCGCTATCTTCTGTATCTCCAATTTTAGCGGATCTACTTGATTCAGAGAAAATACCGGTAGCAGGTTCAAAGGTTACAGTTCGAGCAGCGGCCTCAGATAAATCAGGTATTGTAAATCATGGAGCTTCGTGGAGATTTGTTGCAGATTTAAATGACCTATCGAAAGCCTATCATATCGTAGGACCGGGGCAAAGCGAGCATATGAAATCTAAATGGTATCATGATCAGGTAGATGATTGGGTGAATGGAACATATCATGAAACGGTAATCAATGGTAAAATAACGAATGGTTATGTACTAATATTGAAAGCAAAGTAA
- a CDS encoding fluoride efflux transporter FluC: MIWLLLAIGGGLGAATRYGVVLWMEHKEQPYYVATFIVNSVGSLLMGVALHITVDQQLSTAFFSTGFLGAFTTFSTFAFDTVKLIREKDFRGVFLYPVLTLFSGIILVTLAYQII, encoded by the coding sequence ATGATTTGGCTTTTACTTGCAATAGGAGGCGGATTAGGTGCTGCAACGCGTTATGGAGTTGTTTTATGGATGGAACATAAAGAACAGCCGTATTACGTAGCAACATTTATTGTAAATAGTGTAGGCTCATTGTTGATGGGGGTAGCACTTCATATTACTGTAGACCAACAATTATCCACAGCTTTCTTTTCTACTGGCTTTTTAGGAGCATTTACGACGTTTTCCACTTTTGCATTTGATACAGTTAAGCTAATTCGGGAAAAGGATTTTCGAGGGGTATTCTTGTACCCGGTTTTAACATTGTTTTCAGGAATTATTCTTGTTACGTTAGCGTATCAAATAATATAA
- a CDS encoding fluoride efflux transporter FluC: MIKNILAVVLGGMLGTLLRYGVILCTPTEWMLWIANGLGSFVMGIFNGLFTRFPQCSGWKLFLTTGMLGAFTTFSTFSANWFKLMQTSTSMAIIYASMMTILCIVLASFGFLLTASKKKAGEQG, from the coding sequence GTGATAAAAAATATCTTAGCAGTAGTACTAGGTGGCATGTTGGGCACTTTGCTACGTTATGGTGTCATTCTATGCACACCAACTGAATGGATGCTGTGGATAGCGAATGGTTTAGGGAGTTTTGTTATGGGAATATTCAATGGATTATTCACACGTTTTCCACAGTGCTCAGGTTGGAAGCTATTTTTGACGACCGGAATGCTCGGTGCATTCACAACGTTTTCCACATTTTCGGCAAATTGGTTTAAATTGATGCAAACAAGTACATCAATGGCTATTATTTATGCAAGTATGATGACCATATTGTGTATTGTATTAGCATCATTTGGCTTTTTATTAACTGCCTCAAAGAAGAAAGCAGGTGAGCAAGGATGA